One region of Jatrophihabitans cynanchi genomic DNA includes:
- a CDS encoding DUF3040 domain-containing protein, whose amino-acid sequence MSLTGEESRRLAAIDRELSHESPELDRALTEGRLPHYRVWRAAEWALLAAVLTLAVGVAIQNGPVCAAGWLGLLASGLMLCVGRGFGQAMGPARRAGAR is encoded by the coding sequence ATGTCACTGACCGGCGAGGAGTCGCGGCGACTGGCAGCGATCGACCGCGAGCTGTCGCACGAGAGCCCCGAGCTGGACCGGGCCTTGACTGAGGGCCGGTTACCCCACTACCGGGTGTGGCGAGCCGCCGAGTGGGCGCTGCTCGCTGCCGTGCTGACGCTGGCGGTCGGGGTCGCGATCCAGAACGGTCCGGTGTGCGCGGCCGGCTGGCTCGGCCTGCTGGCCAGCGGGCTGATGCTGTGCGTCGGTCGGGGCTTCGGCCAGGCCATGGGCCCGGCCCGGCGTGCCGGTGCGCGTTGA
- a CDS encoding O-antigen ligase family protein, which translates to MLAVALLLAAVLALETLGLNSGTTGTVLVAILAAIAVTVVALRIDLARAGLAAAVAAAFTLTWNGWYVGPLRPGDVLVLLSLLCLLLANPNGAFRTPPWWVKQLAVLVLVVAAVNIYFPPDPLYLANRVVLNATGQISQSTKGSLVSANLGVAFKFVVAVAALPMAFVGAARVDRRAVRWLAVSFGAGAGLSGLVATADHFGTDLGRLVTHVPNVASRQLGFSDHPNFLAAGATLGAAFAFWMLLSDVRWERLLGVASLLGCVGGVYASGSRGGAVCVVAVLALSVVIQKRTRGHTPTIALAGLFAAGVVVAFVPSLGATILRVTRLAGGVATEGSDSVRAIVGAQGVRDFYHSPIHGIGLQVSFDASQVYLQELASGGLILFTAMSLYMLGAILTAARRMHTSPLAGALLAALLITLALNVFEADLTDRFYYVPAAILIALVQVGDQNRADGGPADPATTTGELLPARSSR; encoded by the coding sequence ATGCTCGCCGTCGCGCTGCTGCTCGCGGCCGTGCTCGCGCTCGAAACGCTCGGGCTGAACAGCGGGACGACCGGGACCGTGCTGGTCGCGATCCTCGCCGCGATCGCTGTGACCGTCGTCGCCCTGCGCATCGATCTGGCGCGCGCGGGGCTGGCCGCCGCGGTGGCGGCGGCGTTCACGCTGACCTGGAACGGCTGGTATGTCGGCCCGCTGCGGCCGGGCGACGTCCTGGTGCTGCTCTCGCTGCTGTGTCTGCTGCTCGCGAACCCGAACGGTGCGTTCCGCACGCCGCCATGGTGGGTCAAGCAGCTGGCGGTGCTGGTGCTGGTCGTCGCCGCGGTGAACATCTACTTCCCGCCCGATCCGCTGTATCTCGCCAACCGCGTCGTCCTGAACGCGACCGGGCAGATCTCGCAGTCCACCAAGGGTTCGCTGGTGTCGGCGAACCTCGGTGTCGCGTTCAAGTTCGTCGTGGCCGTCGCCGCGCTGCCGATGGCGTTCGTCGGCGCGGCGCGGGTCGACCGGCGCGCCGTGCGCTGGCTGGCCGTCTCCTTCGGCGCCGGCGCCGGCCTGTCCGGCCTGGTCGCGACGGCCGACCACTTCGGCACCGACCTGGGCCGGCTCGTCACCCACGTCCCGAACGTCGCCTCGCGGCAGCTCGGCTTCTCCGACCACCCCAACTTCCTCGCGGCGGGCGCCACCCTCGGCGCCGCGTTCGCGTTCTGGATGCTGCTCTCCGACGTCCGTTGGGAACGGCTGCTCGGCGTCGCGTCGCTGCTCGGCTGCGTAGGTGGCGTGTACGCATCCGGTTCCCGTGGCGGCGCGGTCTGTGTCGTCGCGGTGCTCGCGCTGAGTGTGGTCATCCAGAAGCGCACCCGCGGGCACACCCCGACGATCGCGCTCGCCGGCCTGTTCGCCGCAGGTGTCGTGGTGGCGTTCGTACCGTCGCTCGGCGCCACGATCCTGCGGGTCACCCGGCTCGCGGGCGGGGTCGCGACCGAGGGCAGCGACTCGGTACGCGCGATCGTCGGCGCGCAGGGCGTGCGCGACTTCTACCACTCCCCGATCCACGGCATCGGCCTGCAGGTCTCCTTCGACGCCTCGCAGGTCTACCTGCAGGAGCTCGCGTCCGGCGGCCTGATCCTGTTCACCGCGATGTCGCTGTACATGCTCGGTGCGATCCTCACCGCTGCGCGGCGGATGCACACCTCGCCACTGGCGGGGGCCCTGCTGGCCGCCTTGTTGATCACCCTCGCCCTGAACGTTTTCGAGGCCGATCTCACCGACCGGTTCTACTACGTGCCCGCGGCGATCCTGATCGCCCTGGTCCAGGTCGGTGACCAGAACCGCGCCGACGGCGGCCCGGCCGACCCAGCCACTACGACCGGCGAGCTGTTGCCGGCGAGGAGCAGCCGATGA
- a CDS encoding NAD-dependent epimerase/dehydratase family protein: MDVLVTGAGGFIGGHLVASLLQQGRSVRGVDVKPLDQWHQVHDGAENIRGDVSLLETARAAVDGAQRVYNLAADMGGMGFIENNKAACMMSVLTSTHVLQASREAGVERYFYSSSACVYAAGHQTSADVVPLTEKDAYPAMPEDGYGWEKLFSERMARHYLEDYGVQTRVARYHNVYGEHGTWDGGREKAPAAICRKVATAAITGGSTIDVWGDGLQTRSFMYIDDCIKGTQLIADADDPEPVNLGSDELVTINQMVDIVETIAGVRLERRHDLTAPQGVRGRSSDNTEIVRRYGWAPSISLADGLERTYRWIYDEVKRSIG; encoded by the coding sequence GTGGACGTTCTGGTCACGGGCGCAGGTGGATTCATCGGCGGGCATCTCGTCGCCTCGCTGCTGCAGCAGGGCAGATCGGTGCGCGGGGTGGACGTCAAGCCACTTGACCAATGGCACCAGGTGCACGACGGCGCCGAGAACATCCGTGGTGACGTGTCGCTGCTGGAGACTGCCCGCGCAGCGGTCGACGGCGCGCAGCGGGTCTACAACCTGGCCGCCGACATGGGCGGCATGGGCTTCATCGAGAACAACAAGGCCGCCTGCATGATGTCCGTGCTCACCAGCACGCACGTGCTGCAGGCGAGCCGTGAGGCGGGCGTGGAGCGTTACTTCTACTCCTCCTCCGCGTGCGTCTACGCGGCCGGTCACCAGACGAGTGCGGACGTGGTGCCGCTGACCGAGAAGGACGCCTACCCGGCGATGCCGGAGGACGGTTACGGCTGGGAGAAGCTGTTCAGCGAGCGGATGGCCCGGCACTACCTCGAGGACTACGGCGTGCAGACGCGGGTGGCGCGCTATCACAACGTGTACGGCGAACACGGCACGTGGGACGGTGGCAGGGAGAAGGCGCCCGCGGCGATCTGCCGCAAGGTGGCCACCGCCGCGATCACAGGTGGCAGCACGATCGACGTCTGGGGTGACGGGCTGCAGACGCGCAGCTTCATGTACATCGACGACTGCATCAAGGGCACCCAACTGATCGCCGATGCGGACGACCCCGAACCGGTGAACCTCGGCTCGGACGAACTGGTCACCATCAACCAGATGGTCGACATCGTCGAGACGATTGCCGGGGTGCGGCTCGAGCGCCGGCACGACCTCACCGCGCCGCAGGGCGTGCGCGGGCGCAGCAGCGACAACACCGAGATCGTCCGGCGCTACGGCTGGGCTCCGTCAATCAGCCTGGCGGACGGTCTGGAGCGGACCTACCGCTGGATCTACGACGAGGTGAAGCGCTCGATCGGCTGA
- a CDS encoding BlaI/MecI/CopY family transcriptional regulator, which yields MAQGRARTSGGLEREIIACLAIADEPMTPAQVQAEIGGDLAYTTVMTTLSRLYAKRALVRSPRGRAFAYQLVGDVSTAQASLTAHQMRALLEAGEDRASVLSRFVQTLDGESEQLLRELLSDAREAKRR from the coding sequence ATGGCCCAGGGAAGAGCAAGAACGAGCGGCGGGCTGGAACGCGAGATCATCGCGTGCCTGGCGATCGCCGATGAGCCGATGACGCCGGCCCAGGTCCAGGCAGAGATCGGTGGAGACCTCGCCTACACCACGGTCATGACCACCCTGTCCCGGCTGTACGCCAAGCGGGCGCTCGTGCGTTCGCCGCGCGGGCGGGCCTTCGCGTACCAGTTGGTCGGCGACGTGTCGACCGCGCAGGCGAGCCTCACCGCGCATCAGATGCGTGCCCTGTTGGAGGCCGGCGAAGATCGCGCGAGCGTGCTGTCCCGCTTCGTGCAGACCCTCGACGGCGAGAGCGAGCAACTGCTGCGCGAGCTGTTGTCCGACGCTCGGGAGGCGAAGCGCCGATGA
- a CDS encoding M56 family metallopeptidase, producing the protein MILAAAFVPFLVGGVGARVARRVATGLPPVAAVALLTTLAASVAAGCAVVLLLAGLLALAEVPTAALGHVSVDALRDHVPMPPAVGFAAAAIALLMVLSVLWHALRLATRAGSIDAATARLGPAVDNLVIVRDPGALAYAVPGRTPRIVVSTGMLRALSAPERRALLAHEAAHLRYHHQRYVRLGQLAASANPLLRPVCRAIELAVERWADEIAAREVGDRVLVAHAVAAAALAHRPAPRGALAAAGANVLDRVRVLLTPKPRRQPVAAALSAVGAAACWVAALLLADHLDELLELAHRISSGG; encoded by the coding sequence GTGATCCTTGCGGCCGCCTTCGTGCCGTTCCTCGTGGGCGGCGTCGGCGCACGTGTGGCGCGACGGGTGGCGACCGGGCTGCCGCCCGTGGCGGCCGTTGCGCTGTTGACCACCCTCGCGGCGTCCGTCGCGGCGGGGTGCGCGGTCGTCCTGCTGCTGGCCGGGCTGCTCGCGTTGGCCGAGGTCCCCACCGCCGCGCTGGGTCACGTGTCTGTGGACGCGCTGCGTGATCACGTCCCGATGCCGCCGGCAGTCGGGTTCGCGGCGGCGGCGATCGCCTTGTTGATGGTGCTGTCCGTGCTCTGGCATGCCCTGCGACTGGCGACTCGCGCCGGCAGCATCGACGCCGCCACCGCCCGCTTGGGTCCGGCCGTCGACAACCTGGTCATCGTGCGTGACCCCGGGGCGCTCGCGTACGCCGTGCCCGGGCGCACGCCGCGCATCGTGGTCTCCACCGGAATGCTGCGCGCGCTGTCCGCGCCCGAACGCCGTGCGCTGCTGGCTCACGAGGCCGCGCACCTGCGCTATCACCACCAGCGCTACGTCCGGCTCGGGCAGCTCGCCGCATCGGCCAACCCGCTGCTGCGGCCGGTCTGCCGGGCGATCGAACTTGCCGTGGAGCGCTGGGCCGACGAAATCGCCGCCCGCGAAGTCGGCGACCGGGTGCTGGTCGCGCACGCAGTGGCCGCTGCCGCGTTGGCGCACCGGCCCGCGCCGCGCGGTGCCCTGGCCGCGGCGGGCGCGAACGTGCTCGATCGCGTACGGGTCCTGCTCACACCGAAACCGCGAAGGCAGCCGGTCGCTGCCGCGCTGAGCGCAGTCGGCGCCGCCGCGTGTTGGGTCGCCGCGCTGCTGCTGGCGGACCATCTCGACGAGCTGCTCGAACTCGCCCACCGGATCAGCTCGGGCGGCTGA
- a CDS encoding DMT family transporter gives MPWLLVVVAGLFEAGFAVCLKLSHGFSRLWPTVLFCVCALASFGLLTLALKDLHVGPAYAAWTGIGAAGTVIIGMIWLQEPVSVLKLVSIALVLAGVVGLQLTGAAH, from the coding sequence ATGCCCTGGCTGCTGGTGGTGGTCGCCGGCCTTTTCGAGGCGGGCTTTGCCGTCTGCCTCAAGCTCAGCCACGGTTTCAGCCGCCTCTGGCCGACCGTCCTGTTCTGCGTCTGCGCGCTCGCCAGCTTCGGGCTGCTGACCCTGGCGCTGAAGGATCTGCACGTCGGCCCGGCGTACGCGGCATGGACCGGAATCGGTGCGGCGGGCACCGTCATCATCGGAATGATCTGGCTGCAAGAGCCGGTATCGGTGCTGAAGCTGGTCTCGATCGCGCTGGTGCTCGCCGGCGTCGTCGGCCTGCAGCTCACCGGCGCGGCACACTGA
- a CDS encoding DUF4012 domain-containing protein, producing the protein MSTVGAAVRSAGRRLPTRVRYLAYDRRVRRAVLFALGALALLAAAWIVVTGLLARQQVRQIEHNLRRVQSLVASGRLDEARQAVAGIVPAARRADLLTSGPAWWVAAHVPYLGEPAETIRGATAAGVDLSADAVPQLIDVAKLMDPARLRVHGDTIDLHALLTAAPNLQAAASTLRAVTYRVDALPHSTWLPAVDGPRSALAAQLHQFGGYVDAAARAARVLPPLLGADGPRRYIIGLQNEAEARGTGGLPGAFAIAVADHGRVRFTHFESDAALLPADTNKLIATGLDFGSDYARAYGDSLPTTSFLNSNVSPDFRYAAQVWTRMWERTSGEHVDGAVAVDPAVLGYVLAATGPVRLPDGRTVSAQNIVTLTERDEYTLFPGYAQRKAFLVAVLKASSQKLISGVGDAAALAKALVRASSQRRLLVWSSDSAAQRELEQTTYAGAIPDTTRPFIGPVLNNTSGGKLDFYLARTLDYHRSGCGPMRDVQVTITLTNHAPVTGLPRYVTDRLDAAPAGARVGDYSTLLDYYASNGAQLLSVSRNGDPVAAARKSDHGRPIFRLPVELRRGATQTIVLHLMEPAGSGSPLVWLQPGVAPAAVRVFSQPCG; encoded by the coding sequence GTGAGCACAGTCGGCGCGGCGGTGCGGTCGGCGGGTCGACGGCTGCCGACCCGGGTGCGCTACCTGGCGTACGACCGCAGGGTTCGCCGTGCTGTGCTGTTCGCGCTCGGCGCCCTTGCCCTGCTGGCTGCCGCCTGGATCGTGGTCACCGGGCTGCTCGCCCGCCAGCAGGTGCGCCAGATCGAGCACAACCTGCGGCGGGTGCAGTCACTCGTGGCATCCGGACGGCTGGACGAGGCGCGGCAGGCGGTCGCCGGGATCGTCCCGGCCGCACGCCGCGCCGATCTGCTGACCAGCGGGCCGGCCTGGTGGGTGGCCGCGCATGTGCCGTACCTCGGCGAGCCGGCCGAGACGATCCGGGGGGCGACCGCCGCCGGTGTCGACCTGAGTGCCGATGCCGTCCCGCAACTCATCGACGTCGCCAAGCTGATGGACCCGGCGCGGCTGCGGGTGCACGGTGACACGATCGACCTGCACGCGCTGCTGACCGCGGCGCCGAACCTGCAGGCCGCGGCGAGCACGCTACGTGCGGTGACGTACCGGGTTGACGCGCTGCCGCACAGCACTTGGCTGCCCGCGGTCGACGGGCCGCGCAGCGCGCTGGCGGCGCAGTTGCACCAGTTCGGCGGGTACGTCGACGCCGCCGCTCGCGCCGCACGCGTGCTGCCGCCGCTGCTCGGCGCCGACGGTCCGAGGCGCTACATCATCGGCCTGCAGAACGAGGCCGAGGCGCGTGGCACGGGAGGGTTGCCCGGGGCGTTCGCGATCGCGGTCGCCGATCACGGCCGGGTTCGCTTCACCCACTTCGAGAGCGACGCGGCACTGCTGCCTGCCGACACGAACAAGCTGATCGCCACCGGCTTGGACTTCGGCTCGGACTACGCGCGCGCGTACGGCGACTCGCTGCCGACCACGTCGTTCCTGAACTCCAACGTCAGCCCGGACTTCCGCTACGCGGCGCAGGTGTGGACGCGCATGTGGGAGCGCACCAGCGGTGAGCACGTCGATGGTGCGGTCGCCGTCGACCCAGCGGTGCTCGGCTACGTGCTCGCGGCCACCGGACCGGTGCGGCTGCCCGACGGGCGGACGGTGAGCGCGCAGAACATCGTGACGCTGACCGAGCGCGACGAGTACACGCTGTTCCCGGGCTACGCGCAGCGCAAGGCGTTCCTGGTCGCGGTGCTCAAGGCGTCCTCGCAGAAGTTGATCAGTGGCGTCGGTGATGCGGCGGCCCTGGCGAAGGCTCTCGTCCGTGCCTCGTCGCAGCGCCGCCTGCTGGTGTGGAGTTCGGACTCCGCCGCGCAACGCGAGCTGGAGCAGACCACCTACGCCGGCGCGATCCCGGACACCACGCGTCCGTTCATCGGGCCGGTGCTGAACAACACCTCCGGCGGCAAACTGGACTTCTACCTGGCCCGGACGCTGGACTATCACCGCAGCGGCTGCGGCCCGATGCGCGACGTCCAGGTCACCATCACGCTGACCAACCACGCTCCCGTTACCGGACTGCCGCGCTACGTCACGGACCGGCTGGACGCCGCGCCGGCCGGCGCGCGGGTGGGCGACTACAGCACGCTGCTCGACTACTACGCGAGCAACGGCGCCCAGTTACTGAGCGTCAGCCGCAACGGCGACCCCGTTGCCGCAGCGCGCAAGAGCGATCACGGTCGGCCGATCTTCCGGCTGCCTGTCGAGCTACGGCGCGGCGCGACGCAGACGATCGTGCTGCACCTGATGGAGCCGGCTGGTTCGGGCAGCCCGCTGGTGTGGTTGCAGCCGGGCGTAGCGCCCGCGGCGGTACGCGTCTTCAGCCAACCGTGCGGGTAG
- a CDS encoding polysaccharide biosynthesis tyrosine autokinase, with the protein MTLRAYLRVLGERWKLVALFVIAATGIAVLVTATSARVYQANVQIFVLTTDTSNAALQAQGAAFTQIQVQTFAKIVGSPDVLHKVQQDLDLQMSDGELQGKLTATAPTGQSIVDLHVQDSSASRAAQIANSAANAFISVIEGYYTNGSGAPPSVQMHVTDRATAPSSPVSPKPLLNISLGVLLGLLVGAAIAVARDILDNRIKDAEALSKVAGAPTMGIVVDDPKASRHPIATRAGTRNVRAENYRQLRANLQFANVDQHPRVIAVTSSIPGEGKTTVAINLASTLAEAGFTVCLVDADLRRPTIAKVLGLLSPVGLTSVLIHQIELSEAMQNAGSSLYVLSSGPTPPNPSEVLASSYVRDVIRSLLDRVDYVVIDTAPLLPVADGSEVAALADGTLLVVRHGVTTDTQIKRAVHSLRRVDASLLGLVLNRIPNKRSGEYGYSYYRSEVDGPSHSRRPRRRAARAAKSLVDDKAG; encoded by the coding sequence GTGACACTCCGCGCCTACCTGCGGGTCCTCGGCGAGCGATGGAAGCTGGTCGCCCTGTTCGTGATCGCGGCCACGGGAATCGCCGTGCTGGTCACCGCGACCAGTGCCAGGGTCTATCAGGCGAACGTGCAGATCTTCGTCCTCACGACGGACACCTCCAACGCCGCGCTGCAGGCCCAGGGTGCCGCGTTCACCCAGATCCAGGTGCAGACGTTCGCCAAGATCGTCGGGTCGCCGGACGTGCTGCACAAGGTGCAGCAGGACCTGGATCTGCAGATGTCCGACGGCGAACTGCAGGGCAAGCTCACCGCGACCGCACCGACCGGCCAGTCGATCGTCGACCTGCACGTGCAGGATTCGTCGGCCTCCCGCGCCGCGCAGATCGCCAACTCGGCCGCGAACGCGTTCATCAGCGTCATCGAGGGGTACTACACGAACGGCAGCGGGGCACCGCCGTCCGTCCAGATGCACGTCACCGACCGCGCCACCGCGCCGTCGTCACCGGTCTCGCCCAAGCCGCTGCTGAACATATCGCTCGGCGTGCTGCTCGGCCTGCTGGTCGGTGCGGCGATCGCGGTCGCGCGGGACATCCTCGACAACCGGATCAAGGACGCCGAGGCGCTGAGCAAGGTGGCCGGCGCGCCCACCATGGGCATCGTCGTGGACGACCCGAAGGCGAGCCGGCACCCGATCGCGACCCGGGCGGGCACGCGCAACGTGCGGGCCGAGAACTACCGGCAACTGCGGGCCAACCTGCAGTTCGCGAACGTCGACCAGCACCCGCGGGTGATCGCGGTGACCAGTTCGATCCCTGGCGAGGGCAAGACGACGGTCGCGATCAACCTGGCCTCGACGCTGGCCGAGGCGGGCTTCACGGTGTGTCTGGTCGACGCCGACCTGCGCCGCCCGACCATCGCCAAGGTGCTCGGCCTGCTCAGCCCGGTCGGCCTGACCAGCGTGCTGATCCACCAGATCGAACTCAGCGAGGCGATGCAGAACGCCGGCTCGAGCCTGTACGTGCTCTCGTCGGGCCCCACGCCCCCGAACCCGAGCGAGGTGCTCGCGTCCAGTTATGTGCGGGACGTGATCCGCTCGCTGCTCGATCGCGTCGACTACGTGGTCATCGACACCGCCCCGTTGCTGCCCGTGGCCGACGGTTCCGAGGTCGCCGCGCTGGCCGACGGAACGCTGCTCGTCGTGCGGCACGGGGTCACCACCGACACGCAGATCAAGCGGGCAGTGCACAGCCTCCGTCGCGTCGATGCGTCGCTGCTCGGCCTGGTGCTCAACCGCATCCCCAACAAGCGCAGCGGCGAGTACGGCTACAGCTATTACCGCTCCGAGGTCGACGGCCCGTCGCACTCGCGTCGGCCGCGTCGACGCGCAGCTCGCGCGGCGAAGTCGCTCGTCGACGACAAGGCGGGCTGA
- a CDS encoding FkbM family methyltransferase: protein MNPVSGLRFAGYQARRVAQTCRTFSNWPVLLRELAGEKIGRGSGELEFCTRGGARLCCPNVPGARLPMYEQFADDCYDLAWVLGRDTGPLQVLDVGAHVGAFATNLALARHDLRVECYEPSPDTARYLRRNVERNALSDRVRVHELAMAAEVGTALLDDNSGGSVHNGLVQQDHRLVDGADAPGRRGTIEVKTSTFEQALAEAPAPFDVVKMDCEGGEYDLVYASSPASWAPVRRVVMEYHPVAGQSWAELRAWFAAVGLRMVRHSSNRPGLGTAWLTR from the coding sequence ATGAACCCCGTTTCCGGCCTGAGGTTCGCGGGCTACCAGGCACGCCGCGTTGCGCAGACCTGCCGTACCTTCAGCAACTGGCCGGTGCTGCTGCGCGAACTGGCCGGCGAGAAGATCGGCCGCGGCTCGGGCGAGCTGGAGTTCTGCACCCGCGGCGGGGCCCGGCTGTGCTGCCCCAACGTCCCCGGCGCACGGTTGCCGATGTACGAGCAGTTCGCCGACGACTGCTACGACCTGGCCTGGGTGCTCGGCCGTGACACCGGCCCGCTGCAGGTGCTGGACGTCGGCGCGCACGTCGGCGCGTTCGCCACCAACCTCGCGCTCGCCCGCCACGACCTCCGCGTCGAGTGCTACGAGCCGTCGCCGGACACCGCGCGCTACCTACGGCGCAACGTCGAACGCAACGCCCTGAGCGATCGGGTGCGGGTGCACGAGCTGGCGATGGCGGCCGAGGTCGGGACGGCGCTGCTGGACGACAACAGTGGCGGCAGCGTGCACAACGGCCTTGTGCAGCAAGACCATCGCCTGGTGGACGGCGCCGACGCGCCCGGCAGGCGCGGCACGATCGAGGTCAAGACGAGCACCTTCGAGCAGGCCCTCGCCGAGGCGCCGGCCCCGTTCGACGTCGTCAAGATGGACTGCGAAGGCGGCGAGTACGACCTGGTCTACGCCAGCTCGCCGGCGAGCTGGGCACCGGTGCGCCGCGTCGTCATGGAGTACCACCCGGTGGCCGGTCAGTCGTGGGCGGAGCTGCGCGCCTGGTTCGCCGCCGTCGGGCTGCGCATGGTGCGGCACAGCTCAAACCGACCGGGCCTGGGCACCGCCTGGCTGACGAGGTGA
- a CDS encoding FkbM family methyltransferase, translating to MNPLIRSRLHRLRRLAQTPRAFVNWAQLLTGMALRTAGYGPDTLRFRTRTGLVIDTPNRPGARVPVYEIFAEDCYRFAWFLGPLLMRPIQVIDIGGHVGTFSCRLSQLHAGARVQAFEPSATTAAFLRGNVLRNGFGDRVSVHEVALAATTGFAVFDDNGAGSGLNGLAAAGHAAGTATKVETVAFDDIVATTPAPVDLVKIDCEGGEYDLVLGSSPASWASVQRVVIEWHPVAGHEWAELRDWFAAVGLHVQDEDAFGRHGCVWLSREPLPPFVH from the coding sequence ATGAACCCGCTGATCCGATCACGCCTCCACCGGCTCAGGCGGCTGGCGCAGACCCCGCGGGCGTTCGTCAACTGGGCGCAGTTGCTCACCGGCATGGCGCTGCGCACAGCGGGGTACGGGCCGGACACACTGCGGTTCCGGACGCGTACCGGCCTGGTGATCGATACGCCGAACCGTCCCGGCGCACGCGTCCCGGTGTACGAGATCTTCGCCGAGGACTGCTACCGGTTCGCCTGGTTCCTCGGGCCGCTGCTGATGCGGCCGATCCAGGTGATCGACATCGGCGGGCACGTCGGGACCTTCTCCTGCCGGCTCAGCCAGCTGCACGCCGGAGCGCGGGTGCAGGCCTTCGAGCCGTCCGCGACGACCGCGGCGTTCCTGCGCGGCAACGTCCTGCGCAACGGCTTCGGCGACCGGGTGAGCGTGCACGAGGTGGCGCTGGCCGCCACCACCGGGTTCGCGGTCTTCGACGACAACGGCGCCGGCAGCGGCCTGAACGGGCTGGCCGCCGCGGGCCACGCGGCCGGCACCGCGACCAAGGTCGAGACCGTCGCGTTCGACGACATCGTCGCCACCACGCCCGCGCCGGTGGACCTGGTCAAGATCGACTGCGAGGGCGGCGAGTACGACCTGGTGCTCGGTTCGTCCCCGGCGAGCTGGGCGAGCGTGCAGCGGGTCGTCATCGAGTGGCACCCGGTAGCCGGGCACGAGTGGGCCGAGCTGCGTGACTGGTTCGCCGCGGTCGGCCTGCACGTGCAGGACGAGGACGCGTTCGGCCGGCACGGGTGCGTCTGGCTCTCCCGCGAGCCGCTGCCGCCGTTCGTGCACTGA
- a CDS encoding helix-turn-helix transcriptional regulator: MAPSTDSFAERVGRIAALGEPIRRALYRYVAAQPEPVDRVQAADAVGVAHHAAKFHLDKLEAEGLLDVDYSRPPGRGGPGAGRPAKRYRRSAAEVAVSLPERRYDLAGHIMAQAITAASTSGVSIARALRDAATAAGRRLGEQAREQLSRRAGRAQALQAVSDVLSEYGYEPRPDGAELVLANCPFHDLAREHPDLICGVNHDLLESALNHCGCDGLHAHLDPAPGRCCVRISAAPTADPAPAE, translated from the coding sequence ATGGCGCCGAGCACCGACAGCTTCGCCGAGCGGGTCGGCCGGATCGCCGCCCTGGGCGAGCCGATCCGCCGCGCGCTGTACCGCTACGTCGCAGCGCAGCCCGAACCGGTCGACCGGGTGCAGGCGGCCGACGCGGTCGGCGTCGCCCACCACGCGGCGAAGTTCCACCTCGACAAGCTCGAGGCCGAAGGCCTGCTCGACGTCGACTACAGCCGTCCGCCCGGTCGGGGCGGACCCGGCGCCGGGCGTCCCGCCAAGCGCTACCGGCGCTCGGCCGCCGAGGTGGCTGTGAGCCTGCCCGAGCGGCGCTACGACCTGGCCGGGCACATCATGGCGCAGGCGATCACCGCGGCGAGCACGTCGGGCGTCTCGATCGCGCGGGCGCTACGCGACGCGGCCACCGCCGCGGGACGACGGCTCGGCGAGCAGGCTCGCGAACAGCTAAGCCGCCGCGCCGGCAGGGCGCAGGCCCTGCAGGCGGTGAGTGACGTGCTCAGCGAGTACGGCTACGAGCCGCGCCCGGACGGCGCCGAACTGGTCCTGGCCAACTGCCCGTTCCACGACCTCGCCCGCGAGCACCCCGACCTCATCTGCGGGGTGAACCACGACCTGCTCGAATCGGCGCTCAATCACTGCGGGTGCGACGGGCTGCACGCCCACCTCGATCCGGCTCCCGGTCGCTGCTGCGTCCGGATCAGCGCGGCGCCGACGGCCGACCCCGCGCCGGCTGAGTGA